A single region of the Camelus ferus isolate YT-003-E chromosome 2, BCGSAC_Cfer_1.0, whole genome shotgun sequence genome encodes:
- the RGS12 gene encoding regulator of G-protein signaling 12 isoform X8, protein MSLSLFFQSATVSDGELSGADLKDCVSNHSLSSNASLPSVQSCRRLRERRVASWAVSFERLLQDPLGVRYFSDFLRKEFSEENILFWQACEYFSHVPAHDRKELSYRAREIFSKFLSSKATTPVNIDSQAQLADDILRAPHPDMFKEQQLQIFNLMKFDSYTRFLKSQLYQECILAEVEGRSLPDAQQVPSSPASKHSVSSDHSNVSTPKKLSGKSKSGRSLNEELGDEDSEKKRKGAFFSWSRTRSTGRSQKKKDHSDRPNDPLHANGGLGRRESQGSVSSAGSLDLPEACRTLGPERDKATKHCSIQLPDGTSCMVPVRAGLSIKEVLSGLCERQGINGAAVDLFLVGGDKPLVLHQDSSILESRDLRLEKRTLFRLDLVPINRSVGLKAKPSKPVTEVLRPVAAKYGLRLSELVARLNGEKEPLDLGAPISSLDGQRVILEEKDPSRGKVSTDKQKSAPAKQSTSVSTSSRSQSATGEERTLGKSNSIKIKGENGKNARDPRLSKREESIAKIGKKKFQKINLDEAEEFFELISKAQSNRADDQRGLLRKEDLVLPEFLRLPPSPTELTPSLASAKAFGQRPTTGHGKERAPRPREPQGPAWDCRESPATSPGSADSAPFCAPGTPSPPAQEAEARDVQTVEGEHVADLTLTGEGDINSPNSTFLPPPPAPRNSAGPPRPGGGARSSRGPQVNSIIDVDHVTGSASGLGSSIPGVRIGPRRSRASRASASDHPGLSPVRGGPAKPKASPHHATFV, encoded by the exons atgtctctctctcttttctttcagtctgCAACTGTGTCTGATGGTG AGCTGAGCGGCGCCGACCTGAAGGACTGTGTGAGCAACCACAGCCTGAGCAGCAATGCCAGCCTCCCCAGCGTGCAGAGCTGCCGGCGCCTGCGCGAGCGGAGGGTTGCCAGCTGGGCCGTGTCCTTCGAGCGTCTTCTGCAGGACCCACTGGGCGTGCGATACTTCTCC gattttctaaGGAAAGAGTTcagtgaagaaaacattttattctggCAGGCCTGCGAGTATTTTAGTCATGTTCCTGCCCACGACAGAAAAGAG CTCTCCTACAGGGCCCGTGAGATCTTCAGTAAGTTTCTGAGCAGCAAAGCGACCACTCCGGTCAACATCGACAGCCAGGCCCAGCTGGCGGACGACATCCTCCGTGCCCCCCACCCCGACATGTTCAAGGAGCAGCAGCTTCAG ATCTTCAACCTGATGAAGTTCGACAGCTACACGCGCTTCCTGAAGTCCCAGCTGTACCAAGAGTGCATCCTGGCCGAGGTGGAGGGCCGCTCGCTGCCCGACGCACAGCAggtccccagcagccctgcctccaagCACAGCGTCAGCTCGGACCATTCAAACGTGTCCACGCCAAAGAAG CTGAGTGGAAAATCAAAATCAGGACGCTCCCTGAATGAGGAGCTGGGGGACGAGGACAGTGAGAAGAAGCGGAAAGGCGCGTTTTTCTCTTGGTCCAGGACCAGGAGCACTGGGCGCTCCCAGAAGAAGAAGGACCACAGCGACCGTCCAAACG ACCCCCTGCACGCCAATGGAGGCCTGGGCCGCAGGGAGTCACAGGGCTCCGTGTCCTCTGCCGGGAGCCTGGACCTG ccagAGGCCTGCAGGACCCTGGGGCCCGAGAGGGACAAGGCCACCAAGCACTGCAGCATCCAGCTGCCCGATGGGACGTCTTGCATGGTGCCCGTCAGGGCAGGGCTCTCCATCAAAGAGGTCCTGTCCGGGCTCTGCGAGCGACAGGGAATCAACGGGGCCGCTGTGGACCTCTTCCTGGTGGGCGGAGACAAG CCTCTGGTGCTGCATCAGGACAGCAGTATCTTGGAGTCCAGGGACCTGCGCCTAGAAAAACGCACTTTATTTCG gCTGGATCTGGTGCCGATTAACCGGTCCGTGGGACTCAAGGCCAAGCCCAGCAAGCCCGTCACGGAGGTGCTGAGGCCCGTGGCAGCCAAGTACGGTCTGCGCCTGAGCGAGCTGGTGGCTCGGCTG AATGGAGAGAAGGAGCCCCTGGACCTGGGAGCCCCCATCTCAAGTCTGGACGGACAGCGGGTCATCTTGGAGGAGAAGGACCCCTCCCGAGGGAAAG TGTccacagataaacagaaaagtgCGCCAGCCAAACAGAGTACATCCGTCAGCACCAGTTCCAGAAGCCAGTCGGCTACG ggagaggagagaacactAGGCAAGTctaattctattaaaataaaaggagaaaatgggaagaatgctAGGGATCCCCGGCTTTCAAAGAGAGAAGAATCTATTGCaaagattgggaaaaaaaaatttcagaaaattaatttgGACGAAGCAGAGG AGTTTTTTGAGCTCATTTCCAAAGCTCAGAGCAACAGAGCAGACGACCAGCGCGGGCTGCTGAGGAAGGAGGACCTGGTGCTGCCCGAGTTCCTGCGTCTGCCCCCCAGCCCTACGGAGCTCACCCCATCCTTGGCCTCCGCCAAGGCCTTCGGCCAGAGACCCACAACAGGCCACGGCAAGGAGAGGGCTCCCAGGCCCCGAGAGCCGCAGGGGCCCGCCTGGGACTGCCGAGAAAGCCCGGCCACCAGCCCTGGCTCGGCGGACAGCGCGCCCTTCTGTGCCCCCGGGACCCCCAGCCCCCCGGCgcaggaagcagaggccagggacGTCCAGACCGTGGAGGGCGAGCATGTGGCTGACCTGACGCTCACGGGGGAGGGAGACATCAACAGCCCCAACAGCACCTTCCtgccaccaccccctgccccgcgGAACTCGGCGGGGCCTCCGAGACCAG GAGGTGGGGCCCGAAGCAGCCGAGGCCCCCAGGTCAACTCGATCATCGACGTGGACCATGTCACTGGCTCGGCTTCTGGGCTGGGCAGCAGCATTCCAGGGGTACGGATAGGCCCCCGGAGATCACGGGCCAGCAGGGCCTCAGCGTCAGACCACCCTGGCCTGAGCCCTGTCCGGGGTGGGCCTGCTAAGCCCAAGGCCAGCCCACACCACGCAACCTTCGTCTGA
- the RGS12 gene encoding regulator of G-protein signaling 12 isoform X7: MDLEEGLPKETPVLNSQQSATVSDGELSGADLKDCVSNHSLSSNASLPSVQSCRRLRERRVASWAVSFERLLQDPLGVRYFSDFLRKEFSEENILFWQACEYFSHVPAHDRKELSYRAREIFSKFLSSKATTPVNIDSQAQLADDILRAPHPDMFKEQQLQIFNLMKFDSYTRFLKSQLYQECILAEVEGRSLPDAQQVPSSPASKHSVSSDHSNVSTPKKLSGKSKSGRSLNEELGDEDSEKKRKGAFFSWSRTRSTGRSQKKKDHSDRPNDPLHANGGLGRRESQGSVSSAGSLDLPEACRTLGPERDKATKHCSIQLPDGTSCMVPVRAGLSIKEVLSGLCERQGINGAAVDLFLVGGDKPLVLHQDSSILESRDLRLEKRTLFRLDLVPINRSVGLKAKPSKPVTEVLRPVAAKYGLRLSELVARLNGEKEPLDLGAPISSLDGQRVILEEKDPSRGKVSTDKQKSAPAKQSTSVSTSSRSQSATGEERTLGKSNSIKIKGENGKNARDPRLSKREESIAKIGKKKFQKINLDEAEEFFELISKAQSNRADDQRGLLRKEDLVLPEFLRLPPSPTELTPSLASAKAFGQRPTTGHGKERAPRPREPQGPAWDCRESPATSPGSADSAPFCAPGTPSPPAQEAEARDVQTVEGEHVADLTLTGEGDINSPNSTFLPPPPAPRNSAGPPRPGGGARSSRGPQVNSIIDVDHVTGSASGLGSSIPGVRIGPRRSRASRASASDHPGLSPVRGGPAKPKASPHHATFV; the protein is encoded by the exons tctgCAACTGTGTCTGATGGTG AGCTGAGCGGCGCCGACCTGAAGGACTGTGTGAGCAACCACAGCCTGAGCAGCAATGCCAGCCTCCCCAGCGTGCAGAGCTGCCGGCGCCTGCGCGAGCGGAGGGTTGCCAGCTGGGCCGTGTCCTTCGAGCGTCTTCTGCAGGACCCACTGGGCGTGCGATACTTCTCC gattttctaaGGAAAGAGTTcagtgaagaaaacattttattctggCAGGCCTGCGAGTATTTTAGTCATGTTCCTGCCCACGACAGAAAAGAG CTCTCCTACAGGGCCCGTGAGATCTTCAGTAAGTTTCTGAGCAGCAAAGCGACCACTCCGGTCAACATCGACAGCCAGGCCCAGCTGGCGGACGACATCCTCCGTGCCCCCCACCCCGACATGTTCAAGGAGCAGCAGCTTCAG ATCTTCAACCTGATGAAGTTCGACAGCTACACGCGCTTCCTGAAGTCCCAGCTGTACCAAGAGTGCATCCTGGCCGAGGTGGAGGGCCGCTCGCTGCCCGACGCACAGCAggtccccagcagccctgcctccaagCACAGCGTCAGCTCGGACCATTCAAACGTGTCCACGCCAAAGAAG CTGAGTGGAAAATCAAAATCAGGACGCTCCCTGAATGAGGAGCTGGGGGACGAGGACAGTGAGAAGAAGCGGAAAGGCGCGTTTTTCTCTTGGTCCAGGACCAGGAGCACTGGGCGCTCCCAGAAGAAGAAGGACCACAGCGACCGTCCAAACG ACCCCCTGCACGCCAATGGAGGCCTGGGCCGCAGGGAGTCACAGGGCTCCGTGTCCTCTGCCGGGAGCCTGGACCTG ccagAGGCCTGCAGGACCCTGGGGCCCGAGAGGGACAAGGCCACCAAGCACTGCAGCATCCAGCTGCCCGATGGGACGTCTTGCATGGTGCCCGTCAGGGCAGGGCTCTCCATCAAAGAGGTCCTGTCCGGGCTCTGCGAGCGACAGGGAATCAACGGGGCCGCTGTGGACCTCTTCCTGGTGGGCGGAGACAAG CCTCTGGTGCTGCATCAGGACAGCAGTATCTTGGAGTCCAGGGACCTGCGCCTAGAAAAACGCACTTTATTTCG gCTGGATCTGGTGCCGATTAACCGGTCCGTGGGACTCAAGGCCAAGCCCAGCAAGCCCGTCACGGAGGTGCTGAGGCCCGTGGCAGCCAAGTACGGTCTGCGCCTGAGCGAGCTGGTGGCTCGGCTG AATGGAGAGAAGGAGCCCCTGGACCTGGGAGCCCCCATCTCAAGTCTGGACGGACAGCGGGTCATCTTGGAGGAGAAGGACCCCTCCCGAGGGAAAG TGTccacagataaacagaaaagtgCGCCAGCCAAACAGAGTACATCCGTCAGCACCAGTTCCAGAAGCCAGTCGGCTACG ggagaggagagaacactAGGCAAGTctaattctattaaaataaaaggagaaaatgggaagaatgctAGGGATCCCCGGCTTTCAAAGAGAGAAGAATCTATTGCaaagattgggaaaaaaaaatttcagaaaattaatttgGACGAAGCAGAGG AGTTTTTTGAGCTCATTTCCAAAGCTCAGAGCAACAGAGCAGACGACCAGCGCGGGCTGCTGAGGAAGGAGGACCTGGTGCTGCCCGAGTTCCTGCGTCTGCCCCCCAGCCCTACGGAGCTCACCCCATCCTTGGCCTCCGCCAAGGCCTTCGGCCAGAGACCCACAACAGGCCACGGCAAGGAGAGGGCTCCCAGGCCCCGAGAGCCGCAGGGGCCCGCCTGGGACTGCCGAGAAAGCCCGGCCACCAGCCCTGGCTCGGCGGACAGCGCGCCCTTCTGTGCCCCCGGGACCCCCAGCCCCCCGGCgcaggaagcagaggccagggacGTCCAGACCGTGGAGGGCGAGCATGTGGCTGACCTGACGCTCACGGGGGAGGGAGACATCAACAGCCCCAACAGCACCTTCCtgccaccaccccctgccccgcgGAACTCGGCGGGGCCTCCGAGACCAG GAGGTGGGGCCCGAAGCAGCCGAGGCCCCCAGGTCAACTCGATCATCGACGTGGACCATGTCACTGGCTCGGCTTCTGGGCTGGGCAGCAGCATTCCAGGGGTACGGATAGGCCCCCGGAGATCACGGGCCAGCAGGGCCTCAGCGTCAGACCACCCTGGCCTGAGCCCTGTCCGGGGTGGGCCTGCTAAGCCCAAGGCCAGCCCACACCACGCAACCTTCGTCTGA
- the RGS12 gene encoding regulator of G-protein signaling 12 isoform X6, with translation MDLEEGLPKETPVLNSQQSATVSDGGAEKLSWDVVRAATSDSPDTTHCFPSELTSVELQVTDINELSGADLKDCVSNHSLSSNASLPSVQSCRRLRERRVASWAVSFERLLQDPLGVRYFSDFLRKEFSEENILFWQACEYFSHVPAHDRKELSYRAREIFSKFLSSKATTPVNIDSQAQLADDILRAPHPDMFKEQQLQIFNLMKFDSYTRFLKSQLYQECILAEVEGRSLPDAQQVPSSPASKHSVSSDHSNVSTPKKLSGKSKSGRSLNEELGDEDSEKKRKGAFFSWSRTRSTGRSQKKKDHSDRPNDPLHANGGLGRRESQGSVSSAGSLDLPEACRTLGPERDKATKHCSIQLPDGTSCMVPVRAGLSIKEVLSGLCERQGINGAAVDLFLVGGDKPLVLHQDSSILESRDLRLEKRTLFRLDLVPINRSVGLKAKPSKPVTEVLRPVAAKYGLRLSELVARLNGEKEPLDLGAPISSLDGQRVILEEKDPSRGKVSTDKQKSAPAKQSTSVSTSSRSQSATGEERTLGKSNSIKIKGENGKNARDPRLSKREESIAKIGKKKFQKINLDEAEEFFELISKAQSNRADDQRGLLRKEDLVLPEFLRLPPSPTELTPSLASAKAFGQRPTTGHGKERAPRPREPQGPAWDCRESPATSPGSADSAPFCAPGTPSPPAQEAEARDVQTVEGEHVADLTLTGEGDINSPNSTFLPPPPAPRNSAGPPRPGGGARSSRGPQVNSIIDVDHVTGSASGLGSSIPGVRIGPRRSRASRASASDHPGLSPVRGGPAKPKASPHHATFV, from the exons tctgCAACTGTGTCTGATGGTG GTGCTGAAAAGCTTTCATGGGACGTTGTGAGAGCAGCCACATCTGACAGTCCTGACACCACTCACTGTTTCCCCAGTGAGCTCACATCAGTCGAGCTCCAGGTCACTGACATCAACG AGCTGAGCGGCGCCGACCTGAAGGACTGTGTGAGCAACCACAGCCTGAGCAGCAATGCCAGCCTCCCCAGCGTGCAGAGCTGCCGGCGCCTGCGCGAGCGGAGGGTTGCCAGCTGGGCCGTGTCCTTCGAGCGTCTTCTGCAGGACCCACTGGGCGTGCGATACTTCTCC gattttctaaGGAAAGAGTTcagtgaagaaaacattttattctggCAGGCCTGCGAGTATTTTAGTCATGTTCCTGCCCACGACAGAAAAGAG CTCTCCTACAGGGCCCGTGAGATCTTCAGTAAGTTTCTGAGCAGCAAAGCGACCACTCCGGTCAACATCGACAGCCAGGCCCAGCTGGCGGACGACATCCTCCGTGCCCCCCACCCCGACATGTTCAAGGAGCAGCAGCTTCAG ATCTTCAACCTGATGAAGTTCGACAGCTACACGCGCTTCCTGAAGTCCCAGCTGTACCAAGAGTGCATCCTGGCCGAGGTGGAGGGCCGCTCGCTGCCCGACGCACAGCAggtccccagcagccctgcctccaagCACAGCGTCAGCTCGGACCATTCAAACGTGTCCACGCCAAAGAAG CTGAGTGGAAAATCAAAATCAGGACGCTCCCTGAATGAGGAGCTGGGGGACGAGGACAGTGAGAAGAAGCGGAAAGGCGCGTTTTTCTCTTGGTCCAGGACCAGGAGCACTGGGCGCTCCCAGAAGAAGAAGGACCACAGCGACCGTCCAAACG ACCCCCTGCACGCCAATGGAGGCCTGGGCCGCAGGGAGTCACAGGGCTCCGTGTCCTCTGCCGGGAGCCTGGACCTG ccagAGGCCTGCAGGACCCTGGGGCCCGAGAGGGACAAGGCCACCAAGCACTGCAGCATCCAGCTGCCCGATGGGACGTCTTGCATGGTGCCCGTCAGGGCAGGGCTCTCCATCAAAGAGGTCCTGTCCGGGCTCTGCGAGCGACAGGGAATCAACGGGGCCGCTGTGGACCTCTTCCTGGTGGGCGGAGACAAG CCTCTGGTGCTGCATCAGGACAGCAGTATCTTGGAGTCCAGGGACCTGCGCCTAGAAAAACGCACTTTATTTCG gCTGGATCTGGTGCCGATTAACCGGTCCGTGGGACTCAAGGCCAAGCCCAGCAAGCCCGTCACGGAGGTGCTGAGGCCCGTGGCAGCCAAGTACGGTCTGCGCCTGAGCGAGCTGGTGGCTCGGCTG AATGGAGAGAAGGAGCCCCTGGACCTGGGAGCCCCCATCTCAAGTCTGGACGGACAGCGGGTCATCTTGGAGGAGAAGGACCCCTCCCGAGGGAAAG TGTccacagataaacagaaaagtgCGCCAGCCAAACAGAGTACATCCGTCAGCACCAGTTCCAGAAGCCAGTCGGCTACG ggagaggagagaacactAGGCAAGTctaattctattaaaataaaaggagaaaatgggaagaatgctAGGGATCCCCGGCTTTCAAAGAGAGAAGAATCTATTGCaaagattgggaaaaaaaaatttcagaaaattaatttgGACGAAGCAGAGG AGTTTTTTGAGCTCATTTCCAAAGCTCAGAGCAACAGAGCAGACGACCAGCGCGGGCTGCTGAGGAAGGAGGACCTGGTGCTGCCCGAGTTCCTGCGTCTGCCCCCCAGCCCTACGGAGCTCACCCCATCCTTGGCCTCCGCCAAGGCCTTCGGCCAGAGACCCACAACAGGCCACGGCAAGGAGAGGGCTCCCAGGCCCCGAGAGCCGCAGGGGCCCGCCTGGGACTGCCGAGAAAGCCCGGCCACCAGCCCTGGCTCGGCGGACAGCGCGCCCTTCTGTGCCCCCGGGACCCCCAGCCCCCCGGCgcaggaagcagaggccagggacGTCCAGACCGTGGAGGGCGAGCATGTGGCTGACCTGACGCTCACGGGGGAGGGAGACATCAACAGCCCCAACAGCACCTTCCtgccaccaccccctgccccgcgGAACTCGGCGGGGCCTCCGAGACCAG GAGGTGGGGCCCGAAGCAGCCGAGGCCCCCAGGTCAACTCGATCATCGACGTGGACCATGTCACTGGCTCGGCTTCTGGGCTGGGCAGCAGCATTCCAGGGGTACGGATAGGCCCCCGGAGATCACGGGCCAGCAGGGCCTCAGCGTCAGACCACCCTGGCCTGAGCCCTGTCCGGGGTGGGCCTGCTAAGCCCAAGGCCAGCCCACACCACGCAACCTTCGTCTGA